The Medicago truncatula cultivar Jemalong A17 chromosome 4, MtrunA17r5.0-ANR, whole genome shotgun sequence genome includes a region encoding these proteins:
- the LOC11414614 gene encoding cytochrome b5 isoform X1 codes for MILSIFVTTDQSTMGEERKVFTLADVSKHNSAKDCWLVIHNKVYDVTKFLEDHPGGDEVLISSTGKDASNDFDDIGHSTSAYTMMEEYYVGDIDSSTIPSKVDYTPPKQPHYNQDKTSEFVIKILQFLVPLFILGVAVGIRFYTKSTQ; via the exons ATG ATACTCTCAATTTTTGTGACTACTGATCAATCAACAATGGGTGAAGAGCGTAAGGTGTTCACTTTGGCTGATGTCTCTAAGCATAacagtgccaaagactgttggCTTGTTATTCATAACAAG GTTTACGATGTGACAAAGTTCTTGGAGGACCACCCCGGTGGAGATGAAGTTCTAATTTCTTCCACAG GGAAAGATGCGTCTAATGATTTTGATGATATTGGTCACAGTACAAGTGCTTATACAATGATGGAAGAGTATTATGTTGGAGACATTGATTCATCAACCATCCCTTCTAAGGTTGATTACACTCCACCGAAACAACCTCACTATAATCaggacaagacatcagagttcGTTATCAAGATCCTCCAATTTCTAGTTCCCTTGTTTATCTTGGGTGTGGCAGTTGGTATTCGTTTCTACACCAAATCAACACAATGA
- the LOC11414614 gene encoding cytochrome b5 isoform X2 has translation MGEERKVFTLADVSKHNSAKDCWLVIHNKVYDVTKFLEDHPGGDEVLISSTGKDASNDFDDIGHSTSAYTMMEEYYVGDIDSSTIPSKVDYTPPKQPHYNQDKTSEFVIKILQFLVPLFILGVAVGIRFYTKSTQ, from the exons ATGGGTGAAGAGCGTAAGGTGTTCACTTTGGCTGATGTCTCTAAGCATAacagtgccaaagactgttggCTTGTTATTCATAACAAG GTTTACGATGTGACAAAGTTCTTGGAGGACCACCCCGGTGGAGATGAAGTTCTAATTTCTTCCACAG GGAAAGATGCGTCTAATGATTTTGATGATATTGGTCACAGTACAAGTGCTTATACAATGATGGAAGAGTATTATGTTGGAGACATTGATTCATCAACCATCCCTTCTAAGGTTGATTACACTCCACCGAAACAACCTCACTATAATCaggacaagacatcagagttcGTTATCAAGATCCTCCAATTTCTAGTTCCCTTGTTTATCTTGGGTGTGGCAGTTGGTATTCGTTTCTACACCAAATCAACACAATGA
- the LOC11411595 gene encoding dynamin-2B — protein sequence MAAIQELSELTDSLRHDETSNNSRRPSTFLNVVALGNVGSGKSAELNSLIGHIVLPTGENVATIAPVVVHLQRDTSLSSKSIIVQIDDKSQQVSVSCLVSVLHAPPLMLVDLPGLDHHIMDKSTVSEYVEHNDAILVVIVPAAQALEIESSRALKLAKERRRSSFLPFIGTRIVGVISKIDQAASDQKAIAAVEALLLNKGPTKAQDIPWVALIGQSVTTTTLKSRSSGSENYFETAWRAESESLKSILTGAPPSKLGRMALVDALAQQIQNRMKLRVPNL from the exons ATGGCAGCAATCCAAGAGTTATCGGAGCTCACTGATTCCTTGCGTCACGATGAAACTTCCAACAATTCTAGAAGACCTTCCACTTTTCTCAACGTCGTTGCTCTTGGCAATGTC GGTTCTGGTAAATCAGCGGAGTTGAACAGTTTAATTGGACATATAGTTTTG CCTACTGGTGAAAATGTAGCTACGATAGCTCCAGTTGTGGTTCATCTGCAACGAGATACGTCGTTGAGTAGCAAATCGATTATAGTGCAGATTGATGATAAATCTCAGCAA GTGTCAGTGTCATGTTTGGTGTCGGTGCTTCATG CACCACCTCTCATGTTGGTTGATTTACCTGGGTtggatcatcacatcatggacAAATCAACA GTTAGTGAATATGTGGAGCATAATGATGCCATTTTGGTAGTTATTGTACCAGCAGCTCAAGCACTTGAAATCGAATCCTCTCGCGCCCTTAAATTGGCAAAGGAAAGACGGAGAAG TTCCTTTCTTCCTTTCATAGGTACAAgaattgttggtgttattagtAAAATTGATCAAGCTGCATCAGACCAAAAAGCAATAGCTGCAGTTGAAGCACTTCTACTGAATAAGGGTCCGACAAAAGCACAAGATATCCCCTGGGTTGCACTAATTGGTCAATCGGTTACAACAACGACGCTAAAGTCTAGATCTTCAGGttctgaaaattattttgaaactgCATGGAGAGCAGAGAGTGAAAGCCTCAAGTCCATACTGACAGGAGCCCCTCCAAGTAAGCTTGGAAGGATGGCTTTGGTGGATGCTCTGGCACAACAGATTCAAAATCGCATGAAGCTGCGGGTGCCTAAcctataa